Proteins from one Xenorhabdus griffiniae genomic window:
- a CDS encoding phosphoadenylyl-sulfate reductase: MSRLNLSELVALAPEQQITSLADINQQLEILDARERVRWALEHLSGEFVLSSSFGIQAAVCLHLVTREYPDIPVILTDTGYLFPETYQFIDKLTEKLNLNLKIFRAEHSPAWQEARYGKLWEQGIEGIERYNQINKVAPMNRALAALQAQSWFAGLRRQQSESRTNLPVLAVQRGVFKILPIIDWDNRQVHQYLTKHSLEYHPLWEQGYLSVGDTHTTQKWEPGMSEEQTRFFGLKRECGLHES; encoded by the coding sequence ATGAGCCGATTGAACTTATCGGAGCTGGTGGCACTGGCTCCAGAGCAGCAAATCACGTCATTGGCAGACATCAATCAACAACTGGAGATACTGGATGCTCGTGAACGTGTGAGATGGGCATTGGAGCATCTATCTGGCGAATTTGTGCTTTCCTCTAGCTTTGGTATTCAGGCGGCTGTCTGTTTGCATCTTGTGACACGGGAGTATCCTGATATTCCCGTGATTCTTACCGATACGGGATACTTATTTCCTGAAACTTATCAATTTATTGATAAACTGACTGAAAAACTCAACTTGAACTTGAAGATTTTTCGTGCAGAACATTCTCCCGCCTGGCAAGAAGCACGTTATGGCAAATTATGGGAACAGGGAATAGAAGGGATAGAACGTTATAACCAAATCAATAAAGTTGCGCCGATGAATCGTGCATTAGCAGCTCTGCAAGCACAAAGCTGGTTTGCGGGGTTGCGTCGCCAGCAATCAGAAAGCCGAACTAACTTACCTGTGCTGGCAGTTCAACGGGGAGTTTTTAAAATCTTGCCTATAATTGATTGGGATAATAGGCAGGTTCACCAATACTTGACCAAGCATAGCCTTGAATACCATCCATTATGGGAACAGGGCTACCTTTCTGTCGGGGATACGCATACCACCCAAAAATGGGAACCCGGTATGAGTGAAGAACAAACGCGTTTTTTTGGCTTGAAACGTGAGTGTGGTTTGCACGAAAGTTGA
- the queE gene encoding 7-carboxy-7-deazaguanine synthase QueE encodes MIYPINEIFQTLQGEGVFTGVPSVFIRLQGCPVGCSWCDTKHTWEKEADKQQPMENILLKSQDSDLWGVASAKQLLSIFTRQGYSAKHIVITGGEPCLYDLYPLTETLESEGYQCQIETSGTHAIKCSDKTWVTVSPKVKMRGGYRVLPEAIKRANEIKHPVGRQRDIEALDELLTMLDGNPTPVIALQPISQKEDATRLCIETCIARNWRFSMQTHKYLNIA; translated from the coding sequence ATGATTTACCCAATAAATGAAATCTTCCAAACTTTACAGGGAGAAGGCGTGTTTACCGGTGTACCTTCGGTTTTCATTCGATTACAGGGATGTCCAGTAGGGTGCAGTTGGTGCGATACCAAACATACATGGGAAAAAGAGGCTGATAAGCAGCAGCCAATGGAAAATATCTTACTAAAATCGCAAGACAGCGATTTGTGGGGCGTTGCCAGTGCAAAACAATTACTGAGCATATTCACTCGTCAAGGTTATAGTGCGAAGCATATTGTTATTACAGGCGGAGAACCGTGCTTATATGACTTGTATCCTTTGACTGAAACACTGGAAAGTGAAGGCTATCAATGTCAGATAGAGACGAGTGGTACACATGCTATTAAGTGTTCTGACAAAACGTGGGTGACAGTTTCTCCGAAAGTGAAAATGCGCGGAGGCTATCGGGTTTTGCCTGAGGCGATTAAACGCGCTAATGAAATTAAGCACCCTGTTGGGCGGCAGCGCGATATTGAAGCATTAGATGAATTATTGACTATGCTTGATGGAAATCCTACTCCGGTTATTGCCTTACAGCCGATCAGCCAGAAAGAAGATGCTACTCGCCTGTGCATCGAAACGTGTATTGCCCGTAATTGGCGTTTTTCGATGCAAACCCATAAATACTTAAATATCGCCTAA
- the cysI gene encoding assimilatory sulfite reductase (NADPH) hemoprotein subunit yields MSNVSKEKTDILIVEGKLADSERMKLDSNYLRGTISEDLKNGLTGGFEGDNFLLIRFHGMYQQDDRDIRAERIEQKLEPRHAMMLRCRLPGGIITPKQWLGIDRFATENTLYGSIRLTNRQTFQFHGILKNNLKPAHQLLAHMGLDSLATANDVNRNVLCTSNPVQSALHQQAYEWAKKISEHLLPRTNAYAEIWLDKEKIATTDEEPILGTTYLPRKFKTSVVIPPQNDVDLHANDMNFVAIAENDQLIGFNVLVGGGLAMTHGDKKTFPRLASEFGFIAQEHTLAIAEAIVTTQRDWGNRTDRKNAKTKYTLERVGIETFKQEVEKRAGVKFEAIRPYKFTGRGDQIGWLKGIDDQWHLTLFIENGRLLDYPNKPLKTGIAEIAKIHKGDFRLTANQNLIVAGVPESEKTRIEDIARAHGLIDDSVTTLRHHAMACVSFPTCPLAMAEAERFLPTFVDYVDALMEKHGVGDEEIILRVTGCPNGCGRAMLAEIGLVGKALDRYNLHLGGNRIGDRIPRMYKENITSAEILEILDKLIGRWASERHAGECFGDFLIRADIIKPVLNSAVDFYDWQEAV; encoded by the coding sequence ATGAGCAATGTGAGCAAAGAAAAAACAGATATCTTAATCGTTGAAGGCAAACTTGCAGACAGTGAACGCATGAAGTTGGACAGTAATTATTTGCGAGGAACGATCAGCGAAGATTTAAAAAATGGGCTGACAGGCGGATTTGAGGGGGATAATTTTCTCCTTATCCGCTTTCATGGCATGTATCAGCAAGATGACCGTGATATTCGGGCCGAGCGTATAGAACAAAAACTCGAACCACGCCATGCCATGATGCTGCGTTGTCGCTTACCGGGGGGGATTATTACCCCAAAACAGTGGCTGGGTATTGATCGGTTTGCGACAGAAAATACGCTGTATGGCAGTATTAGATTGACCAACCGCCAGACATTTCAGTTTCATGGGATATTAAAAAACAATCTCAAGCCAGCACATCAATTATTAGCACATATGGGCTTGGATTCACTGGCTACCGCTAACGACGTCAATCGTAACGTGCTGTGTACGTCCAATCCGGTGCAATCTGCTTTACACCAACAGGCTTATGAGTGGGCGAAAAAGATATCGGAACATCTGCTGCCTCGTACCAATGCGTATGCTGAAATCTGGTTGGATAAAGAAAAAATTGCAACGACCGATGAAGAGCCGATTCTTGGCACTACTTATTTGCCCCGTAAATTCAAAACATCGGTGGTGATCCCGCCACAAAATGATGTGGATCTACATGCCAACGATATGAACTTTGTCGCCATTGCGGAAAATGATCAATTAATTGGCTTTAACGTATTGGTGGGTGGGGGATTAGCCATGACCCACGGCGACAAAAAAACCTTCCCACGACTGGCGAGTGAATTTGGTTTTATTGCACAGGAACACACCTTGGCCATTGCAGAGGCGATAGTGACCACCCAACGTGATTGGGGTAACCGGACTGACCGTAAAAATGCGAAAACCAAATATACCCTTGAACGTGTGGGTATTGAAACCTTCAAACAAGAGGTTGAAAAACGTGCTGGTGTGAAATTTGAAGCTATTCGGCCATATAAATTCACTGGTCGGGGCGATCAAATTGGTTGGTTAAAAGGCATTGATGATCAATGGCACCTGACCTTATTTATTGAAAATGGCCGTTTGTTGGATTATCCCAACAAGCCATTAAAAACAGGGATTGCAGAAATTGCGAAAATCCATAAAGGCGATTTTCGTCTGACTGCCAACCAAAACCTGATTGTGGCAGGAGTGCCGGAGAGTGAAAAAACGCGGATTGAAGACATTGCCCGTGCTCATGGCTTAATTGACGATAGCGTGACTACTTTGCGTCACCACGCTATGGCCTGTGTTTCATTTCCTACTTGCCCATTAGCGATGGCTGAAGCAGAACGTTTCCTGCCGACTTTTGTCGATTATGTTGATGCGTTAATGGAAAAACATGGTGTGGGTGATGAAGAGATCATACTGCGTGTTACAGGCTGTCCGAATGGATGTGGCAGGGCGATGCTGGCAGAAATTGGGCTGGTGGGTAAAGCACTTGATCGTTACAACCTGCATCTTGGTGGAAATCGCATCGGTGATCGCATTCCCCGCATGTACAAGGAAAATATTACATCAGCAGAGATCCTTGAGATACTGGATAAATTAATTGGTCGTTGGGCATCAGAGCGTCATGCCGGTGAATGTTTTGGTGATTTTCTGATCCGCGCTGATATCATCAAACCCGTATTGAATTCAGCCGTCGATTTTTATGATTGGCAGGAGGCAGTATGA
- a CDS encoding IMPACT family protein: MKPYLIPAASVSFTEEIKKSRFITLLEHTSGVDEAKLFIQSIKEQYPDARHHCWAFVAGAPDDSQQLGFSDDGEPTGTAGKPMIAQLIGSGLGEITAVSVRYFGGIKLGTGGLVKAYGNGVQQALKLLQTEYKVPQKLYQLQCEYSHISMVEQLLHQFSGQVIASDYAENVTLQVSLPATLVGEIGDKLRDLSRGALFLTPKS, from the coding sequence ATGAAGCCTTATTTAATTCCTGCGGCTTCAGTCAGCTTTACTGAAGAAATAAAAAAGAGTCGTTTCATTACCCTGCTGGAGCATACCAGCGGGGTGGATGAGGCTAAGTTATTTATCCAAAGCATTAAAGAGCAATATCCTGATGCTCGGCATCATTGTTGGGCTTTTGTGGCAGGAGCGCCGGATGATTCCCAACAGTTAGGGTTTTCTGATGATGGCGAACCTACTGGAACCGCTGGCAAGCCAATGATTGCCCAGTTAATCGGAAGTGGTCTGGGGGAAATTACCGCTGTATCTGTTCGCTATTTTGGTGGCATAAAACTTGGTACGGGTGGTTTGGTCAAAGCCTATGGCAATGGGGTACAACAAGCTCTGAAGTTGTTGCAAACCGAATACAAAGTACCGCAGAAGTTATACCAGTTACAGTGTGAATATTCGCATATTTCAATGGTAGAACAGTTGCTACACCAATTTTCTGGGCAGGTGATCGCCAGTGATTATGCTGAAAATGTCACGTTGCAAGTCTCGCTGCCAGCTACCCTTGTTGGTGAGATAGGTGATAAATTACGGGACTTGAGCCGTGGTGCTTTGTTTTTAACACCAAAATCATAA
- a CDS encoding amino acid permease, giving the protein MQNNENQLKQGLSVRHIRFMALGSAIGTGLFYGSAAAIQQAGPAVLLAYLLGGAAVFIVMRALGEMAVHHPVSGSFSQYASHYLGPLAGFLTGWIYILEMLFVCLADVTAFGTYMKLWFPHVDQWIWVLGIVCFIGALNLCHVKIFGEMEFWLSIIKVTAIIAMIIGGLAIMFYGFGQATEHATGLSNLWEHGGFMPNGISGVIASFAIVMFAFGGIEVIGITASEAKNPEKTIPQAINAVPFRILIFYVLTLCILMSIYPWNQIGQDGSPFVQIFSNLGINSAANILNVVVITAAISAINSDIFGAGRMMYGMAQEGQAPESFKKLTRNGVPWMTVLVMTAVLLLGVVLNYLIPEEIFILIASVATFATVWVWLMILISQIAMRRQMSAEEVKTLKFPIPMWPIAPIITLVFMVSVIVLLGYFEQTRDALYVGLGWVFILTLAYFFGVKKKLSANRSSNQ; this is encoded by the coding sequence ATGCAAAATAATGAAAATCAGCTTAAACAGGGTCTAAGCGTGCGGCATATCCGCTTTATGGCTTTAGGCTCTGCAATAGGCACAGGGCTGTTTTATGGCTCAGCAGCAGCAATACAGCAAGCAGGTCCCGCTGTATTGCTGGCCTATTTACTCGGCGGAGCTGCCGTATTTATCGTGATGAGAGCACTCGGCGAAATGGCCGTTCACCATCCTGTTTCTGGTTCTTTTTCGCAATATGCTAGCCATTATCTGGGACCTTTGGCCGGTTTCTTAACTGGTTGGATCTATATTCTTGAAATGCTGTTTGTTTGCCTGGCTGATGTTACTGCATTCGGCACGTATATGAAGCTCTGGTTCCCACATGTTGATCAGTGGATTTGGGTTTTAGGGATTGTCTGTTTTATTGGCGCCTTGAATCTGTGTCACGTAAAAATCTTTGGTGAAATGGAGTTTTGGCTTTCAATCATTAAAGTCACTGCCATTATTGCCATGATTATTGGCGGCCTTGCCATTATGTTTTACGGTTTCGGACAAGCAACTGAACATGCAACCGGTTTGTCCAATTTATGGGAACATGGCGGTTTTATGCCAAATGGTATCAGTGGCGTGATAGCTTCATTCGCCATTGTTATGTTCGCCTTTGGTGGCATCGAAGTCATTGGTATCACCGCTAGTGAAGCGAAAAATCCAGAAAAAACGATCCCTCAGGCAATTAATGCGGTTCCGTTTCGTATCTTGATCTTCTATGTTTTGACTCTGTGTATCCTGATGAGCATCTATCCATGGAATCAAATTGGTCAGGATGGCAGCCCATTTGTACAGATTTTTTCTAATTTGGGAATTAATTCAGCGGCAAATATTCTGAATGTGGTCGTGATTACCGCGGCGATTTCCGCTATCAATAGTGATATTTTTGGTGCTGGCAGGATGATGTATGGCATGGCGCAAGAAGGACAAGCACCCGAATCATTCAAAAAATTAACTCGTAATGGTGTGCCATGGATGACGGTTCTTGTCATGACTGCAGTTCTGTTACTTGGCGTAGTGCTAAATTATCTGATCCCTGAAGAAATCTTCATTCTTATCGCTTCTGTTGCCACATTTGCAACCGTTTGGGTATGGTTGATGATTTTAATCTCGCAGATTGCTATGCGTCGCCAAATGAGCGCAGAAGAAGTCAAGACACTGAAATTTCCAATCCCAATGTGGCCCATAGCCCCAATAATCACACTTGTTTTCATGGTCAGTGTCATCGTATTACTGGGCTATTTTGAGCAAACAAGAGACGCATTATATGTTGGTCTGGGCTGGGTGTTTATTTTGACTCTGGCTTATTTCTTCGGTGTGAAGAAGAAACTATCAGCAAATCGTTCTTCTAATCAGTAA
- the trkH gene encoding Trk system potassium transporter TrkH, whose protein sequence is MHFRAITRIVGLLVILFSVTMIIPGLVALIYRDGAGRAFSQTFIFALVIGLILWVPNREQKSELKPKEGFLIVVLFWTVLGSVGALPFIFSEKPNLSVTDAFFESFSGLTTTGATTLVGLDSLPKAILFYRQMLQWLGGMGIIVLAVAILPLLGVGGMQLYRAEMPGPLKDNKMRPRIAETAKTLWLIYVLLTIACALALWAAGMPVFDAISHSFSTIAIGGFSTHDASIGFFNSPAINTIIAIFLLISGCNFGLHFAVLSGRSLNVYWRDPEFRMFITIQLALLAICMLILWQHSVYESEWEALNHAFFQVVSMATTAGFTTDSFANWPLFLPFLLLCSAFIGGCAGSTGGGLKVIRILLLFLQGSRELKRLVHPNAVYTIKLGRRALPERIIEAVWGFFSAYALVFVVSMLLLIATGVDEFSAFSAIAATLNNLGPGLGVVADNFTTMNPAAKWILVVTMLFGRLEVFTLLVLFTPTFWRE, encoded by the coding sequence ATGCATTTTCGCGCCATAACCCGTATTGTTGGACTACTTGTCATTCTTTTTTCTGTCACAATGATTATTCCGGGGCTGGTCGCATTGATCTATCGCGATGGCGCAGGCAGGGCATTTAGCCAGACATTCATCTTTGCTCTCGTCATTGGTTTAATATTGTGGGTACCTAATCGCGAACAAAAATCTGAGCTTAAGCCGAAAGAGGGCTTTTTGATTGTTGTCCTATTCTGGACTGTATTGGGAAGTGTGGGGGCATTGCCATTCATTTTCTCTGAAAAACCCAATCTTTCAGTCACCGATGCCTTTTTTGAATCATTTTCTGGCCTAACGACTACTGGTGCGACGACGCTTGTTGGCCTCGATTCCCTTCCCAAGGCTATTTTGTTCTACCGACAAATGTTGCAATGGTTGGGGGGGATGGGGATTATCGTTTTGGCTGTGGCGATCTTACCTCTGCTTGGTGTGGGGGGAATGCAGCTTTATCGTGCAGAAATGCCAGGGCCGTTGAAAGACAATAAAATGCGTCCTCGTATTGCAGAAACGGCAAAAACGCTTTGGCTGATTTATGTCTTGTTGACCATTGCCTGTGCCCTGGCATTGTGGGCTGCGGGGATGCCGGTGTTCGATGCGATTTCTCATAGCTTTTCTACCATCGCTATTGGTGGATTTTCTACCCATGATGCCAGCATCGGTTTTTTCAATAGCCCAGCCATCAACACGATTATTGCCATTTTCTTATTGATTTCGGGCTGTAATTTTGGTTTGCATTTCGCGGTTCTTTCTGGACGAAGCTTGAACGTGTATTGGCGTGATCCAGAATTTCGGATGTTCATTACTATCCAGTTGGCACTATTGGCAATCTGTATGCTGATATTATGGCAACATTCCGTTTATGAATCAGAATGGGAAGCGTTGAATCACGCTTTTTTTCAAGTTGTCTCCATGGCGACAACAGCCGGATTTACAACGGACTCTTTTGCCAATTGGCCTCTTTTTCTGCCTTTTCTGCTGTTATGTTCTGCATTTATAGGGGGATGTGCGGGTTCAACGGGAGGCGGTCTCAAAGTTATCCGCATTTTGTTGCTATTCTTGCAAGGATCGCGTGAATTAAAGCGATTAGTGCACCCGAATGCAGTGTATACCATTAAATTGGGACGGCGAGCATTACCGGAACGAATTATTGAAGCAGTCTGGGGTTTTTTCTCTGCTTATGCACTGGTTTTCGTTGTCAGTATGTTGTTACTGATCGCAACGGGTGTTGACGAATTTTCTGCTTTTTCTGCTATCGCCGCAACATTGAATAACCTGGGACCCGGTTTGGGAGTGGTTGCTGATAACTTTACAACCATGAATCCGGCGGCTAAATGGATATTGGTTGTCACTATGTTATTTGGACGTCTGGAAGTGTTCACATTATTGGTGTTGTTTACACCGACTTTTTGGCGTGAATAG
- the queD gene encoding 6-carboxytetrahydropterin synthase QueD: MSTTIFKDFQFEAAHRLPHVPEGHKCGRLHGHSFMVRLEITGEVNPLSGWLMDFADVKAAFKPVWEQLDHHYLNEIPGLENPTSEVLAKWIWEKLKPTLPQLSAVMVKETCSAGCIYRGE, encoded by the coding sequence ATGAGTACAACTATCTTTAAAGATTTTCAATTCGAGGCAGCACATCGCCTTCCACACGTACCGGAAGGACACAAATGTGGGCGTTTGCATGGGCATTCATTCATGGTACGTCTGGAAATCACCGGAGAAGTTAATCCGCTTAGTGGCTGGCTCATGGATTTTGCCGATGTCAAAGCCGCCTTTAAACCTGTCTGGGAACAGCTCGATCACCATTATCTCAATGAGATTCCTGGGCTTGAAAATCCAACCAGCGAAGTGTTGGCCAAGTGGATCTGGGAGAAGTTAAAACCGACGTTGCCTCAACTCAGTGCTGTTATGGTTAAAGAGACTTGTAGCGCAGGTTGTATCTATCGGGGAGAATAA
- the hemG gene encoding menaquinone-dependent protoporphyrinogen IX dehydrogenase has protein sequence MSYLLLYSTQDGQTKKIITRIAENLRRAGIKCELRDLSTVKQVNLTPYQKVMVGASIRYGRFNSVLHDFVIRHQQQLNQMPAAFFGVNLTARKPEKRTPETNAYVRKFLIKSPWQPDLCGVFAGALLYPRYRWLDRIMIQFIMRMTGGETDTTKEVEYTDWEQVDHFSEKFLQITCDKTS, from the coding sequence ATGAGTTATTTGTTGCTTTATTCTACCCAAGATGGACAGACTAAAAAAATTATTACCCGTATCGCAGAGAACCTTCGTCGTGCTGGTATTAAGTGTGAATTAAGAGATCTTTCTACCGTGAAACAAGTCAATTTGACGCCTTACCAAAAAGTAATGGTAGGTGCGTCGATACGTTATGGCCGTTTCAATTCTGTATTGCATGATTTTGTCATTCGCCATCAACAACAATTGAACCAAATGCCAGCAGCTTTCTTTGGCGTCAATTTAACGGCGAGAAAGCCAGAAAAAAGAACGCCAGAAACGAACGCTTATGTACGTAAGTTTTTAATAAAAAGTCCGTGGCAACCTGATTTATGCGGAGTTTTTGCGGGAGCGCTACTTTATCCACGTTATCGTTGGTTGGATCGCATCATGATTCAGTTCATTATGCGAATGACCGGAGGAGAAACAGATACGACGAAAGAAGTCGAATACACCGATTGGGAACAGGTAGATCATTTTTCTGAGAAATTTTTGCAAATAACGTGTGATAAAACGTCTTAA
- a CDS encoding endonuclease/exonuclease/phosphatase family protein yields MRYVAGQPVERVFPTSKQLLEDESLPRGEPLLEHNRELSVAIWNIYKQQRPSWQQVLSSLIEKSDLVLLQEAQTTPALLRFITDSGLVADQVPAFALPQHPSGVMTLASSSPVYCCPLREKEPIFRLSKSSLITIYPLPDKRQLMVINVHAINFSLGVDVYSRQLNNIGIHISLHNGPVIFAGDFNAWSRQRLKILERFTHRMHLKEVYFNDDHRTIVFGKPLDFVFYRELKVSRAAVVMTGASDHNPLMVKFSL; encoded by the coding sequence ATGAGATATGTTGCCGGACAGCCTGTAGAGCGTGTTTTCCCTACTTCTAAGCAATTACTTGAGGATGAGTCGCTACCACGTGGAGAACCTCTCCTTGAGCATAATCGTGAGCTTTCTGTTGCTATCTGGAATATCTATAAACAACAGCGCCCATCATGGCAACAGGTTTTGTCTTCTTTGATTGAGAAGAGTGACCTTGTCTTGCTACAAGAAGCACAAACGACCCCAGCTTTATTGAGATTTATTACAGACAGTGGCTTGGTCGCGGATCAGGTTCCTGCATTTGCTCTCCCTCAACATCCATCGGGTGTGATGACATTAGCATCGTCTTCACCAGTTTATTGCTGCCCGCTACGTGAAAAAGAACCGATATTTAGACTATCTAAATCGTCATTAATTACAATTTATCCATTGCCAGATAAACGTCAGTTAATGGTGATAAACGTGCATGCCATTAACTTTAGCCTTGGTGTTGATGTTTATAGTCGACAACTCAATAACATTGGCATTCATATCAGCTTACATAATGGGCCTGTTATTTTTGCTGGGGATTTTAATGCATGGAGTCGGCAGAGATTAAAAATATTGGAACGTTTTACACATCGTATGCATTTGAAAGAAGTATATTTTAATGATGATCATAGAACGATTGTTTTTGGCAAGCCGCTGGATTTTGTTTTTTATCGTGAATTAAAAGTTTCCCGTGCAGCAGTTGTCATGACGGGTGCGTCTGATCATAACCCGTTGATGGTGAAATTTTCTTTGTGA
- the cysJ gene encoding NADPH-dependent assimilatory sulfite reductase flavoprotein subunit, producing MTAKPPSIALLPVSPEQLSRLQSAISDFSPHQLAWLSGYFWGMVNHQPQMGAEAPAVSAQETVTLLSASQTGNARRLAEQLRDSLLAENINVNLINAGDYKFKQISQERILIIIASTQGEGEPAEEAVALHKYLYAKKAPSMKETVYAVFGLGDTSYENFCQAGKDFDSRLYELGAQRLLDRVDADVEYQEQAAQWRQQITDILKQRLSVQVNAVTSSTISAHVKEAQTYTKESPLTASLLTSQKITGRGSDKDVRHVEIDLGDSGLRYQPGDALGVWFENDPALVDELIALLWLDGSEQVNVHGKSLPLRNALISHVELTQNTGVIVGKYAALAKDEKLLSLVANKQALQQYAQTTPIVDMVRAAASQPEAQQFIDLLRPLTPRLYSISSSQSEVENEVHITVGVVRYDIEGRARTGGASGYLADRLQEDDSIRVFIEQNDNFRLPADPNTPIIMIGPGTGVAPFRAFLQHRDSQGAEGKNWLFFGNPHFVEDFLYQVEFQRYMKEGLLTRIDLAWSRDQQHKVYVQDKLREQGGEVWRWIQDGAHLYVCGDANRMAKDVEQALLDIISQHGGMDAEQADEFLSELRLERRYQRDVY from the coding sequence ATGACCGCAAAACCACCTTCAATCGCATTACTACCTGTTTCTCCAGAACAATTATCACGCTTGCAGTCTGCAATTAGCGATTTTTCTCCCCACCAATTAGCCTGGTTGTCTGGTTACTTTTGGGGAATGGTGAATCATCAGCCACAAATGGGGGCAGAGGCACCTGCCGTTTCCGCACAGGAAACCGTAACTTTGCTTTCCGCATCGCAAACAGGCAATGCCCGTCGCCTGGCTGAACAGTTAAGAGATTCACTATTAGCTGAAAATATCAATGTAAACTTAATTAATGCGGGTGACTATAAATTTAAACAAATTTCCCAGGAACGGATATTGATTATTATTGCTTCAACACAAGGTGAAGGTGAACCCGCAGAAGAAGCTGTAGCACTCCATAAGTATCTCTATGCCAAAAAAGCGCCATCAATGAAAGAGACGGTATACGCCGTATTTGGCCTTGGGGATACGTCGTATGAAAACTTCTGTCAGGCAGGGAAAGATTTTGACAGTCGTCTGTATGAGCTTGGTGCTCAGCGCCTATTGGATCGTGTTGATGCTGATGTGGAATACCAAGAACAAGCGGCTCAATGGCGTCAGCAAATTACAGATATTTTGAAGCAGCGTTTGTCAGTACAGGTAAATGCTGTCACTTCATCTACTATTTCAGCGCATGTCAAGGAAGCCCAAACGTATACCAAAGAAAGCCCCTTGACGGCTTCCCTGTTGACGAGCCAGAAAATAACGGGACGTGGTTCTGACAAAGATGTTCGCCATGTTGAAATTGATTTAGGGGACTCAGGGCTGCGTTATCAACCAGGAGATGCCTTGGGGGTTTGGTTTGAAAACGATCCGGCTTTAGTGGATGAATTAATAGCTCTGCTTTGGTTAGACGGTTCAGAGCAGGTCAATGTGCATGGAAAATCACTTCCATTGCGTAATGCTTTGATTAGTCACGTAGAGTTGACACAAAATACTGGTGTAATTGTTGGGAAATATGCAGCGTTGGCGAAAGATGAAAAACTGTTATCGCTAGTCGCTAACAAACAAGCCTTGCAGCAATACGCTCAGACAACACCTATTGTTGATATGGTCAGGGCTGCGGCTTCACAGCCAGAAGCCCAACAATTTATTGATTTATTGCGCCCACTGACACCACGTCTCTATTCCATCTCCTCTTCACAATCTGAGGTGGAAAACGAAGTTCATATTACTGTTGGCGTTGTTCGTTATGACATTGAAGGGCGTGCCCGTACAGGTGGCGCGTCAGGTTATCTGGCGGATCGCTTGCAAGAAGATGACAGCATCCGCGTGTTTATCGAACAGAACGACAATTTCCGTTTACCGGCCGATCCTAATACACCAATCATCATGATTGGGCCGGGAACGGGGGTTGCTCCGTTTAGGGCATTTTTGCAGCACCGTGACAGTCAGGGAGCTGAAGGTAAAAACTGGCTGTTTTTCGGTAATCCCCATTTTGTTGAAGATTTTCTTTATCAGGTTGAATTCCAGCGTTATATGAAAGAGGGCTTATTGACCCGCATTGATCTGGCATGGTCAAGGGATCAGCAACATAAAGTATATGTACAAGACAAACTGCGTGAACAGGGAGGAGAAGTTTGGCGCTGGATCCAGGATGGCGCTCATCTGTATGTTTGTGGCGATGCGAATCGCATGGCAAAAGACGTAGAACAGGCCCTATTGGACATCATTTCACAACATGGTGGTATGGATGCTGAACAGGCTGATGAATTCTTGAGTGAATTGCGCCTTGAGCGCCGTTATCAGAGAGATGTTTACTAA